One part of the Vitis riparia cultivar Riparia Gloire de Montpellier isolate 1030 chromosome 6, EGFV_Vit.rip_1.0, whole genome shotgun sequence genome encodes these proteins:
- the LOC117916217 gene encoding tropinone reductase homolog At5g06060-like yields MAQTSGCSSGDSRWSLKGMTALVTGGTKGIGHAIVEELAGLGATIHTCSRKETELNECLKDWKAKGFGVSGSVCDVSSRAQREKLMQTISSVFNGKLNILINNAAISIQKPTVEVTAEEFSTIMATNFESVYHLSQIAHPLLKASGAGSIVFISSVSGIVAHKNISAYSVTKGAMNQLTKNLACEWAKDNIRSNAVAPWYIKTPMVEQMLTNQAFLEEVINRAPLRRVGDPKEVSSLVAFLCLPASSYITGQIICVDGGMTVNGFESNLL; encoded by the exons ATGGCTCAGACATCTGGATGCAGCTCTGGAGATAGTAGATGGTCTCTCAAGGGAATGACTGCTCTCGTAACTGGTGGAACTAAAGGAATTGG GCATGCAATTGTGGAAGAACTGGCTGGACTGGGAGCAACCATACACACATGTTCTAGAAAAGAAACCGAGCTCAATGAATGCTTGAAGGATTGGAAAGCTAAAGGTTTTGGAGTGAGTGGTTCAGTGTGTGATGTATCCTCTCGGGCCCAAAGGGAGAAGCTAATGCAGACTATCTCTTCTGTGTTCAATGGGAAGTTGAATATCCTT ATCAACAATGCTGCTATAAGTATTCAGAAACCAACAGTAGAGGTCACGGCAGAAGAGTTCTCAACAATCATGGCCACAAATTTTGAATCTGTGTATCATCTGTCCCAAATCGCACACCCCCTTTTAAAGGCATCAGGAGCCGGAAGCATTGTATTCATCTCCTCTGTTTCCGGcatagtggcacacaagaataTCTCTGCTTATTCAGTAACCAAAG GAGCAATGAATCAACTTACAAAGAATTTGGCATGCGAGTGGGCGAAAGACAATATTAGAAGTAATGCTGTAGCTCCTTGGTACATCAAAACTCCAATGGTGGAGCAG ATGCTCACTAACCAAGCCTTTCTGGAAGAGGTGATAAATCGAGCTCCACTTCGTCGTGTGGGAGATCCAAAGGAGGTGTCATCTTTGGTAGCATTCCTCTGCCTACCGGCATCATCTTACATTACCGGACAGATTATTTGTGTTGATGGTGGCATGACTGTTAATGGTTTTGAGTCAAACCTGCTCTAG
- the LOC117916215 gene encoding tropinone reductase homolog At5g06060-like codes for MAQTFGCSSGDSRWSLKGMTALVTGGTKGIGHAIVEELAGLGATIHTCSRKETELNECLKDWKAKGFGVSGSVCDVSSRAQREKLMETVSSVFNGKLNILVNNAAIVIQKPTVEVTAEEFSTIMAINFESVYHLSQLAHSLLKASGAGSIVSISSVAGVVSVKYLSAYSVTKGAMNQLTKNLACEWAEDNIRSNAVAPWCIKTPMVDQMLSNKTFLEGMINRAPLRRVGDPKEVSSLVAFLCLPASSYITGQTICVDGGVTVNGFEPNLF; via the exons ATGGCTCAGACATTTGGGTGCAGCTCTGGAGATAGTAGATGGTCTCTCAAGGGAATGACTGCTCTTGTAACCGGTGGAACTAAAGGAATTGG GCATGCAATTGTGGAGGAACTGGCTGGATTAGGAGCAACCATACACACGTGTTCTCGAAAAGAAACCGAGCTCAATGAATGCTTAAAGGATTGGAAAGCTAAAGGTTTTGGAGTGAGTGGTTCAGTGTGTGATGTATCCTCTCGGGCCCAAAGGGAGAAGCTAATGGAGACTGTCTCTTCTGTGTTCAATGGGAAGCTGAATATCCTT GTCAACAACGCTGCTATTGTTATTCAGAAACCAACAGTAGAGGTCACGGCAGAAGAGTTCTCAACAATCATGGCCATAAATTTTGAATCTGTGTATCATCTGTCCCAACTCGCACACTCCCTTTTAAAGGCATCAGGAGCGGGAAGCATTGTATCCATCTCCTCTGTTGCCGGCGTAGTGTCAGTCAAGTATCTGTCTGCTTATTCAGTAACCAAAG GAGCAATGAATCAACTTACAAAGAATTTGGCATGCGAGTGGGCGGAAGACAATATTAGAAGTAATGCAGTTGCTCCTTGGTGCATCAAAACTCCGATGGTGGATCAG ATGCTCAGTAACAAAACCTTTCTGGAAGGGATGATAAATCGAGCTCCACTTCGCCGTGTGGGAGATCCGAAGGAGGTGTCATCTTTGGTGGCATTCCTCTGTCTACCAGCATCATCTTACATTACTGGACAGACTATTTGTGTTGATGGTGGCGTGACTGTTAATGGTTTTGAGCCAAACCTGTTCTAG
- the LOC117916729 gene encoding tropinone reductase homolog At5g06060-like — translation MVQSTRSGSLFGSQSKHMSHTLLPSQPQYSYSSTATKTLRIHTTALNRTNLTNSTLQTTRAMGEGTLNPITSTLVHPRWSLRGMTALVTGGTRGIGHAIVEELLGLGATVHTCSRNEAELDGCLKDWTGMGFRVTGCVCDVSSRVERERLMDNVCDVFDGKLNILINNVGTNIRKPVVDFTEEDFSTLMATNFESVFHTSQLAYPLLKTSGSGSIVFVSSVSGFVSLKSMSVQGATKGAINQLTKNLACEWAKDNIRSNAVAPWYIRTSMVEKVLGNKEYLEEVFARTPLCRLGDPEEVSSLVAFLCLPASSYITGQIICVDGGMSVNGFYPRHD, via the exons ATGGTCCAAAGCACCCGAAGTGGCTCCTTGTTTGGAAGCCAAAGTAAACACATGTCTCACACTCTGCTTCCATCTCAACCTCAGTATTCATACTCTTCAACTGCAACCAAAACCTTGAGAATCCATACTACAGCCCTCAACCGAACAAATCTCACAAATTCTACGCTTCAAACTACAAGGGCAATGGGTGAAGGCACCCTAAACCCCATCACCAGTACTCTAGTACACCCTCGATGGTCTCTCCGGGGAATGACAGCTCTTGTCACCGGTGGCACTCGTGGAATTGG GCATGCGATTGTGGAGGAATTGTTGGGCTTGGGTGCTACAGTGCATACGTGTTCTAGGAATGAAGCGGAGCTTGATGGGTGCTTGAAGGATTGGACTGGGATGGGGTTCAGAGTAACTGGTTGTGTGTGTGATGTGTCATCTCGGGTCGAGAGAGAGAGGCTCATGGATAATGTCTGCGATGTGTTTGATGGAAAGCTCAACATCCTT ATAAATAATGTTGGGACAAATATAAGGAAACCAGTTGTCGACTTCACAGAAGAAGATTTTTCTACTTTAATGGCAACAAATTTTGAATCTGTTTTTCACACAAGCCAACTTGCATATCCCCTGCTTAAAACATCTGGATCAGGAAGCATTGTGTTTGTTTCATCTGTCTCTGGTTTTGTATCACTAAAATCTATGTCTGTTCAGGGAGCTACCAAAG GAGCAATTAATCAACTTACAAAAAATTTGGCTTGTGAGTGGGCAAAAGACAATATCAGGAGTAATGCCGTTGCACCTTGGTACATCAGGACTTCTATGGTGGAGAAA GTGCTAGGCAACAAAGAATATTTGGAAGAGGTATTTGCTAGAACTCCTCTTTGTCGCCTTGGAGATCCGGAGGAGGTCTCATCCCTGGTGGCATTCCTCTGCCTGCCTGCATCATCTTACATCACAGGCCAGATCATTTGTGTCGATGGTGGGATGTCTGTGAATGGTTTCTACCCAAGACATGACTAG